In Phaeobacter porticola, one DNA window encodes the following:
- the galU gene encoding UTP--glucose-1-phosphate uridylyltransferase GalU: protein MRRKVTKAIFPVAGLGTRFLPATKSVPKEIMTLVDRPLVQYAIDEAREAGIKEFIFVTSRGKGALEDYFDHSPMLEQELRKKGKDDLLEILKATNMDSGAIAYIRQHQALGLGHAVWCARRLIANEPFAVILPDDVIAAETPCLKQMVEAYEETGGNMVAAMEVPPEQASSYGVLDVKEDMGSVVSVNGMVEKPKAEDAPSNLAVIGRYILAPSVLRNLNKKKQGAGGEIQLTDAIAEDIANEVPVYGYRFRGQRFDCGSKAGFLQATVAFALAREELRDDLMCYINEVAQISKAAQ from the coding sequence ATGCGTAGAAAAGTAACGAAGGCAATTTTTCCAGTGGCAGGGCTCGGGACGCGTTTTCTGCCGGCTACCAAATCCGTCCCCAAAGAAATCATGACGCTGGTTGATCGCCCACTAGTACAATACGCGATCGACGAGGCCCGAGAGGCCGGTATCAAAGAGTTCATCTTCGTCACGTCGCGCGGAAAAGGCGCTTTGGAAGATTATTTTGACCATTCTCCGATGCTGGAGCAGGAGCTGCGTAAGAAGGGCAAAGATGATCTTCTGGAGATCCTGAAGGCGACCAATATGGATTCTGGCGCGATTGCCTATATCCGCCAGCATCAGGCACTTGGTCTGGGCCACGCGGTCTGGTGCGCGCGGCGTTTGATTGCCAACGAACCCTTTGCTGTGATCCTGCCCGATGATGTGATCGCTGCTGAGACACCCTGTCTGAAGCAGATGGTTGAGGCTTATGAGGAAACCGGCGGCAATATGGTTGCAGCGATGGAAGTACCGCCAGAGCAGGCCTCGTCTTACGGTGTTCTTGACGTCAAAGAAGACATGGGGTCAGTTGTGTCGGTGAACGGCATGGTTGAAAAGCCCAAGGCAGAAGATGCCCCGTCTAACCTTGCTGTAATCGGTCGCTATATTCTGGCGCCTTCTGTCCTTCGCAACCTCAACAAAAAGAAACAAGGCGCGGGTGGAGAGATCCAGCTGACTGACGCAATTGCTGAAGATATCGCCAATGAAGTCCCGGTGTATGGCTATCGGTTCCGTGGGCAACGCTTTGACTGTGGCTCTAAGGCTGGGTTTTTGCAGGCGACGGTTGCCTTTGCATTGGCTCGCGAAGAGCTGCGTGATGATCTGATGTGCTACATCAACGAGGTCGCGCAGATCAGCAAAGCGGCGCAGTAG
- the galE gene encoding UDP-glucose 4-epimerase GalE: MKNILVTGGAGYIGSHACKALRAAGYTPVTYDNLVTGWRDAVKFGPFEQGDLTDRARLDEVFTRYQPAAVMHFAALSQVGEAMSEPGRYWANNVGGSLTLIEAAVAAGCLDFVFSSTCATYGEHDNVVLDESTPQLPLNAYGASKRAVEDILRDFGASHGLRSVIFRYFNVAGADPEAEVGEFHRPETHLVPLVLDAIEGKRDALTIFGTDYDTPDGTCVRDYVHVCDLVDAHVLGLEWLHDGKGSQVFNLGTGTGFSVREVMDKAEATTGKTVPHSIGPRRAGDCTKLVSGSVRAATILAWQPKRSDLETMIADAWGWHKTSGYER; encoded by the coding sequence TTGAAAAATATTCTGGTGACCGGCGGAGCAGGCTATATCGGCTCTCACGCTTGTAAAGCGTTGCGTGCGGCAGGCTATACGCCCGTGACCTATGACAATCTCGTGACCGGTTGGCGAGACGCAGTAAAGTTTGGTCCGTTTGAGCAGGGCGATCTGACTGACCGGGCGCGACTGGACGAGGTGTTCACCAGATATCAGCCTGCTGCTGTGATGCATTTTGCAGCGCTTAGTCAGGTTGGCGAAGCCATGAGCGAGCCGGGGCGCTACTGGGCCAACAACGTCGGTGGCTCGCTGACGTTGATAGAAGCGGCCGTTGCTGCGGGATGTCTGGATTTTGTATTCTCCTCGACCTGCGCTACCTATGGTGAGCATGACAATGTTGTGCTGGACGAGAGCACACCTCAGCTGCCTTTGAACGCCTATGGCGCCTCCAAACGTGCGGTTGAGGATATTCTGCGCGACTTTGGGGCCTCGCATGGGCTGCGGTCGGTGATTTTCCGCTATTTCAATGTGGCTGGTGCCGATCCCGAGGCAGAGGTTGGTGAGTTTCACCGCCCCGAAACCCATCTCGTGCCGTTGGTTCTGGATGCCATTGAGGGCAAGCGGGATGCGCTCACTATCTTCGGCACCGACTATGATACACCCGATGGCACGTGTGTGCGCGATTATGTGCATGTTTGCGATTTGGTTGACGCCCATGTCCTTGGGCTTGAGTGGCTGCACGATGGCAAGGGCAGCCAAGTCTTCAATCTCGGCACCGGCACCGGTTTTTCGGTGCGCGAAGTGATGGATAAAGCTGAGGCCACAACTGGCAAAACAGTACCCCATTCCATTGGCCCGCGTCGGGCTGGGGACTGCACGAAACTGGTGTCTGGATCGGTGCGGGCTGCGACCATATTGGCATGGCAGCCAAAACGCTCTGATCTTGAAACAATGATAGCGGACGCTTGGGGCTGGCATAAAACAAGCGGCTACGAGCGTTAG